Proteins co-encoded in one Xiphophorus couchianus chromosome 16, X_couchianus-1.0, whole genome shotgun sequence genomic window:
- the nptx1l gene encoding neuronal pentraxin 1 like, with product MWATRSGFSWRLLLFSCVFLESLSQDFVGQTQFICTSVPKDVDICAATLQNSVPGEDLKTTVMQLRETVLQQKETIINQKETIRELTSKLARCESQSGGVEPGDARPGGRRKEAGTKNTMGDVSRGPAETLTQLSQTLQSLKQRLENLEQFSRSNNSVQTNSLKDLLQSKIDDLEKHVLSRVNSIEEGKPGLRNETEQRGKVESTLTSLHQRITDLEKGQRENRPLDKFQLTFPLRTNYMYAKVKKSLPEMYALTVCMWLKSNASPGVGTPFSYAVPGQANELVLIEWGNNPMEILINDKVAKLPFLINDGKWHHICVTWTTRDGVWEAYQDGVKRGGGENLAPYHPIKPQGLLILGQEQDTYGGGFDATQAFVGDLANFHIWDRKLSEGEIYNLATCSSKAQVGNVFAWMETSLDIYGGASKWTFEACRHLN from the exons ATGTGGGCGACGAGGAGCGGCTTCTCCTGGAGACTTTTGCTTTTCTCCTGTGTGTTTCTGGAGAGTTTATCCCAGGACTTTGTCGGACAGACGCAGTTCATATGCACGTCCGTGCCCAAGGATGTGGACATATGCGCGGCCACGCTACAGAACAGCGTGCCTGGGGAGGACTTGAAAACCACCGTAATGCAGCTGCGGGAGACCGTGCTGCAGCAGAAGGAGACGATCATCAACCAGAAGGAGACCATACGGGAGCTGACCTCAAAGTTGGCCCGGTGCGAGAGTCAGAGCGGCGGCGTGGAGCCTGGGGACGCGCGGCCCGGGGGCAGGAGGAAAGAAGCAGGGACCAAAAACACCATGGGGGACGTGTCCAGAGGCCCCGCGGAGACTTTGACGCAGCTCTCTCAGACTTTACAGTCGCTGAAGCAGAGATTGGAGAATCTGGAG CAATTCAGCAGGAGCAACAACTCGGTGCAGACCAACAGCCTGAAGGACCTGCTTCAAAGTAAAATCGACGACTTGGAGAAGCATGTGTTGTCCCGGGTGAACAGCATCGAGGAAGGGAAGCCCGGTCTCAGGAATGAGACCGAGCAGCGTGGGAAAGTGGAGTCCACGCTCACCTCCCTACACCAAAGGATCACGGATTTAGAAAAAG GTCAAAGAGAAAACAGGCCCCTGGATAAGTTCCAGCTCACATTCCCTCTGAGGACCAACTACATGTATGCAAAAGTGAAGAAGAGCTTGCCTGAGATGTACGCCCTGACCGTGTGCATGTGGCTGAAGTCGAATGCGTCCCCTGGAGTGGGGACACCTTTCTCCTATGCAGTACCGGGTCAGGCCAATGAGCTGGTCCTCATAGAATGGGGGAACAACCCCATGGAGATACTGATAAACGACAAG GTCGCAAAGCTGCCCTTTCTCATCAATGACGGAAAGTGGCACCACATATGCGTAACCTGGACGACTCGGGACGGGGTCTGGGAAGCTTACCAGGATGGCGTCAAAAGAGGAGGCGGAGAGAATCTGGCACCGTATCATCCTATCAAACCCCAGGGATTGTTAATCCTTGGCCAAGAGCAG GACACTTATGGCGGGGGGTTCGATGCCACACAGGCTTTTGTCGGAGACCTGGCGAATTTCCACATCTGGGATCGGAAGCTCTCCGAAGGGGAGATTTACAATCTAGCAACCTGCAGCAGCAAAGCTCAAGTGGGCAACGTGTTTGCATGGATGGAGACGAGCCTGGACATTTACGGCGGCGCCTCGAAGTGGACATTCGAAGCTTGCCGCCATCTCAACTGA